A genomic window from Periophthalmus magnuspinnatus isolate fPerMag1 chromosome 16, fPerMag1.2.pri, whole genome shotgun sequence includes:
- the cep72 gene encoding centrosomal protein of 72 kDa: MAAELITLTEQWIRDKLQLTHPCLGDVRSLSLPGTYEQKIQHLGSGLKSFIRLKSLDLSCNALVSVEGVQHLKTLERLILYYNAIPSLDELKVLFELPVLRELDVRLNPLTKRDPQYRPYIVHAMPKLRKLDGCPVRDTDRKVAIMKFSSDDLPQKDACAKESPDKRTSCQRLALVDRICQRLAVHKDSDDIVLNFAATNLEDQAETCVQHDNKEKKQSDFTKQRNSTPKQDAAKSILRHPSAIYDKRKSEVQEKSKQICETTVSSKVTEKPKVSFGPYIEKTKPLFEKLKIKDSKQRRRQAIGHFTPNPDQTVHPGSYFGDIRPPSPCRLGANVSNPANPILHPPRLTYASFHNKESGGSSQQEAKKKKGSYRKPLEMLLNLVDKHWRGERSLHQNNNFLSQAVQILSLMESSISSREAEIKNLRQQIDSLNSKAAAKEEQHKTEIQNLTSQLQEAHVTAGKLNEQLRIVLEENVSLQRQLIKLEKQYLKSMIKTSPRTQIQEAQIEVEDLRREIEILKEKVHKSEYKEIMK; the protein is encoded by the exons ATGGCGGCGGAGTTGATTACTCTGACAGAGCAGTGGATACGAGATAAACTTCAATTAACACATCCTTGTCTTG GTGATGTCCGTTCCCTAAGTCTGCCTGGCACATACGAGCAGAAGATACAACATTTAGGATCTGGATTAAAGAGCTTTATACGTTTAAAGTCTTTGGATCTTTCTTGCAATGCTCTTGTGTCTGTTGAG GGAGTGCAGCACCTGAAGACCTTGGAGAGGCTTATCTTGTATTATAATGCCATACCTTCTTTGGATGAATTAAAAGTTCTGTTTGAATTGCCTGTGTTAAGAGAGCTTGATGTTCGGCTAAATCCTCTGACAAAAAGAGATCCACAGTATCGCCCATATATAGTCCACGCAATGCCTAAACTACGGAAACTTG atgGTTGTCCTGTAAGAGACACTGATCGTAAAGTTGCTATTATGAAATTCTCATCAGATGATCTACCTCAAAAGGATGCTTGTGCAAAAGAATCTCCAGACAAAAG AACCAGTTGTCAGAGGTTGGCTTTGGTTGACCGTATCTGCCAGAGGCTCGCTGTCCACAAAGACTCAGATGACATAGTGTTAAATTTTGCTGCAACAAATCTCGAAGACCAGGCTGAAACTTGTGTACAGCATG acaacaaagaaaaaaaacaaagtgattTTACTAAACAAAGGAATTCCACACCAAAACAG GATGCTGCTAAATCAATTTTGAGGCATCCTTCTGCAATTTATG ATAAAAGGAAGTCTGAAGTTCAAGAAAAATCCAAACAAATTTGTGAAACCACAGTCTCGTCTAAAGTAACAGAGAAACCGAAGGTGTCTTTTGGTCCTTATATTGAGAAAACCAAGCCTTTATTTGagaaactaaaaataaaggatTCTAAACAAAGGAGACGCCAAGCCATAGGTCATTTCACTCCTAATCCAG atcaAACTGTCCATCCTGGCTCATATTTTGGGGATATCCGGCCCCCCAGTCCATGTCGACTTGGAGCAAATGTGTCTAACCCAGCTAACCCAATACTGCATCCACCAAGACTCACTTACGCAAGTTTTCACAATAAAGAAAGTGGTGgctcctcacagcaagaagcaaagaagaagaag GGGAGTTACAGGAAACCACTCGAGATGCTCCTGAACCTTGTAGATAAACactggaggggagagagatccctgcatcaaaacaacaacttccTGT CTCAAGCTGTGCAGATCCTCTCTCTGATGGAAAGCAGTATTTCTAGTCGAGAGGCAGAGATCAAGAACTTAAGACAACAAATTGATTCACTGAACTCAAAGGCTGCAGCAAAAGAGGAACAACACAAAACGGAAATCCAAAATCTAACCTCTCAGCTGCAGGAGGCACACGTTACTGCA GGGAAACTAAATGAGCAGCTAAGGATAGTTCTGGAGGAGAATGTGTCTCTGCAGAGGCAGCTAATCAAGCTTGAAAAACAGTACCTCAAGTCAATGATAAAAACATCACCTCGTACTCAaattcaag AAGCACAGATAGAAGTGGAGGATTTGAGGAGAGAAATTGAGATCCTGAAGGAGAAAGTGCACAAATCTGAATATAAGGAAATTATGAAATGA
- the LOC117383356 gene encoding tubulin polymerization-promoting protein isoform X1, with translation MFTLCIDTSSHVFTFWSRIFHSTKRKQKSSTLSTAQQDTGFCTGMADHKDNIDDFKVQTAKHPNISSVPMRPHTEQSRDRTSKRLSTESNGTSDGGMGSSTPVEITALEESFRRFAIHGDTRATGREMHGKNWSKLCKDCGVIDGKNITLTDVDIVFSKVKKKSCRTITYDEFKVALGELARKKYREKSGEEAEAEVFKLIEGKGPVIAGVTRAVASPTVSRLTDTTKFTGSHKERFDDSGRGKGKAGRVDIVDTSGYVSGYKHKGSYEKKVTKNNVGKPM, from the exons ATGTTCACGTTATGTATCGACACATCCTCTCACGTCTTCACCTTTTGGTCTCGTATTTTCCACAGCAcaaagagaaaacaaaagtCAAGCACACTGAGCACTGCACAACAGGACACGGGTTTCTGCACAGGCATGGCAGACCACAA AGACAACATAGATGACTTTAAGGTCCAAACAGCCAAACACCCAAACATCAGCTCTGTCCCCATGAGGCCGCACACTGAACAATCCCGGGACCGTACCTCCAAAAGGCTCTCCACCGAGTCCAACGGCACCAGTGATGGAGGCATGGGCTCGTCCACACCAGTTGAGATCACAGCTTTGGAGGAGTCATTCCGGCGCTTTGCCATCCACGGAGACACACGGGCCACGGGCAGAGAAATGCATGGCAAAAACTGGTCCAAACTGTGCAAGGACTGTGGTGTGATTGATGGGAAAAACATCACCCTGACAGATGTGGACATCGTCTTCAGCAAAGTCAA GAAGAAATCCTGTCGAACCATCACCTATGACGAGTTCAAGGTCGCGCTTGGGGAATTAGCGAGGAAAAAGTACAGAGAGAAGAGCGGGGAGGAGGCTGAGGCTGAGGTCTTCAAGCTAATCGAGGGAAAGGGGCCTGTCATTGCAGGAGTTACG CGAGCTGTAGCCTCTCCTACCGTGAGCCGTCTGACTGACACCACAAAGTTCACCGGGTCGCACAAGGAACGCTTCGACGACTCGGGGCGCGGAAAGGGCAAGGCCGGGCGGGTCGACATAGTGGACACATCGGGATACGTCTCCGGATACAAACATAAAGGGTCATATGAGAAGAAAGTCACCAAAAATAACGTGGGCAAACCCATGTGA
- the LOC117383356 gene encoding tubulin polymerization-promoting protein isoform X2 — protein sequence MGTAGSTKRKQKSSTLSTAQQDTGFCTGMADHKDNIDDFKVQTAKHPNISSVPMRPHTEQSRDRTSKRLSTESNGTSDGGMGSSTPVEITALEESFRRFAIHGDTRATGREMHGKNWSKLCKDCGVIDGKNITLTDVDIVFSKVKKKSCRTITYDEFKVALGELARKKYREKSGEEAEAEVFKLIEGKGPVIAGVTRAVASPTVSRLTDTTKFTGSHKERFDDSGRGKGKAGRVDIVDTSGYVSGYKHKGSYEKKVTKNNVGKPM from the exons ATGGGAACAGCTGGAAG CAcaaagagaaaacaaaagtCAAGCACACTGAGCACTGCACAACAGGACACGGGTTTCTGCACAGGCATGGCAGACCACAA AGACAACATAGATGACTTTAAGGTCCAAACAGCCAAACACCCAAACATCAGCTCTGTCCCCATGAGGCCGCACACTGAACAATCCCGGGACCGTACCTCCAAAAGGCTCTCCACCGAGTCCAACGGCACCAGTGATGGAGGCATGGGCTCGTCCACACCAGTTGAGATCACAGCTTTGGAGGAGTCATTCCGGCGCTTTGCCATCCACGGAGACACACGGGCCACGGGCAGAGAAATGCATGGCAAAAACTGGTCCAAACTGTGCAAGGACTGTGGTGTGATTGATGGGAAAAACATCACCCTGACAGATGTGGACATCGTCTTCAGCAAAGTCAA GAAGAAATCCTGTCGAACCATCACCTATGACGAGTTCAAGGTCGCGCTTGGGGAATTAGCGAGGAAAAAGTACAGAGAGAAGAGCGGGGAGGAGGCTGAGGCTGAGGTCTTCAAGCTAATCGAGGGAAAGGGGCCTGTCATTGCAGGAGTTACG CGAGCTGTAGCCTCTCCTACCGTGAGCCGTCTGACTGACACCACAAAGTTCACCGGGTCGCACAAGGAACGCTTCGACGACTCGGGGCGCGGAAAGGGCAAGGCCGGGCGGGTCGACATAGTGGACACATCGGGATACGTCTCCGGATACAAACATAAAGGGTCATATGAGAAGAAAGTCACCAAAAATAACGTGGGCAAACCCATGTGA
- the LOC117383356 gene encoding tubulin polymerization-promoting protein isoform X3, producing MADHKDNIDDFKVQTAKHPNISSVPMRPHTEQSRDRTSKRLSTESNGTSDGGMGSSTPVEITALEESFRRFAIHGDTRATGREMHGKNWSKLCKDCGVIDGKNITLTDVDIVFSKVKKKSCRTITYDEFKVALGELARKKYREKSGEEAEAEVFKLIEGKGPVIAGVTRAVASPTVSRLTDTTKFTGSHKERFDDSGRGKGKAGRVDIVDTSGYVSGYKHKGSYEKKVTKNNVGKPM from the exons ATGGCAGACCACAA AGACAACATAGATGACTTTAAGGTCCAAACAGCCAAACACCCAAACATCAGCTCTGTCCCCATGAGGCCGCACACTGAACAATCCCGGGACCGTACCTCCAAAAGGCTCTCCACCGAGTCCAACGGCACCAGTGATGGAGGCATGGGCTCGTCCACACCAGTTGAGATCACAGCTTTGGAGGAGTCATTCCGGCGCTTTGCCATCCACGGAGACACACGGGCCACGGGCAGAGAAATGCATGGCAAAAACTGGTCCAAACTGTGCAAGGACTGTGGTGTGATTGATGGGAAAAACATCACCCTGACAGATGTGGACATCGTCTTCAGCAAAGTCAA GAAGAAATCCTGTCGAACCATCACCTATGACGAGTTCAAGGTCGCGCTTGGGGAATTAGCGAGGAAAAAGTACAGAGAGAAGAGCGGGGAGGAGGCTGAGGCTGAGGTCTTCAAGCTAATCGAGGGAAAGGGGCCTGTCATTGCAGGAGTTACG CGAGCTGTAGCCTCTCCTACCGTGAGCCGTCTGACTGACACCACAAAGTTCACCGGGTCGCACAAGGAACGCTTCGACGACTCGGGGCGCGGAAAGGGCAAGGCCGGGCGGGTCGACATAGTGGACACATCGGGATACGTCTCCGGATACAAACATAAAGGGTCATATGAGAAGAAAGTCACCAAAAATAACGTGGGCAAACCCATGTGA